One Solanum lycopersicum chromosome 2, SLM_r2.1 genomic region harbors:
- the LOC101253044 gene encoding uncharacterized protein encodes MKITDGFASSIDCQLTTDHQLHHRRKKTRTPVKGGSGSASANQFLVSKFNSPSMEMECRGFEFFNGGAKMGVSARKLAAGLWHLAAEFDSAGGGSGGMKRQCGSIHPLPCWIPIPKSVMEGATKWDPGHFKTSREVNHSNNLVKLYERQRTATTSLAPALQLVELIRARIHIQELEADRRRLRKKFKHFARKLNEERSSWMRKECQKMHAIVDHLKDDLRRERRNSKQLDIVNSKLLVDLADSKLSSRQYMHDYENERKSRQLLEDVCNELVKEIEEDRAEIEALKRESARLEEEVEEERKMLQLAEVWREERVQMKLIDAKLLLEEKYCLMSNLISELQSFLRANNVTVGMTDLIEVQVVKQVVDSLNIQETKEFCSSSPILNDIYTLNEGSIICEASKLGTNTFADYSTPCRSSAIQIVGTEVSKTCAMTTSSECLNSVIDHDQSCKDESGRETVTQVEGQFSNYTVGETEHSVNCTDRGRYLLCGKVNHEQNTGQSGSLDFETSDISLVLPKKPKKKGSSFRKLWRSSLSTEDFCKTISVDDSGRFSNGSTSNVDVVFSENVPAERALAYQDFVNHCCSGGPRNPHTARAMKGCIEWPRGIPKHGLKSKLLEARIQSQKSQLRSVLKHLN; translated from the exons atgaagatcaCAGATGGGTTTGCTAGTTCAATTGATTGTCAGTTGACTACTGATCACCAGCTGCACCACCGCCGGAAGAAAACAAGAACTCCGGTAAAGGGTGGAAGTGGATCAGCCTCAGCCAATCAATTCTTGGTGAGTAAGTTTAATAGCCCTTCGATGGAAATGGAATGCAGAGGATTTGAGTTTTTTAATGGTGGGGCAAAGATGGGTGTTTCTGCCAGAAAGCTCGCCGCTGGCTTGTGGCATTTGGCGGCGGAGTTCGACTCGGCTGGTGGCGGTTCTGGCGGCATGAAGCGGCAGTGTGGTTCGATTCATCCG CTCCCTTGTTGGATACCAATCCCTAAATCTGTGATGGAGGGAGCTACAAAGTGGGATCCTGGCCACTTCAAAACGTCCAGAGAAGTAAATCATTCCAACAACCTTGTAAAGCTTTATGAACGTCAACGTACTGCTACTACCTCACTTGCTCCTGCTTTACAATTAGTTGAACTAATAAGAGCAagaattcacattcaagagctAGAAGCTGACAGGAGGCGTCTTAGAAAGAAATTCAAACACTTTGCGAGGAAGCTGAATGAAGAAAGAAGCTCATGGATGAGAAAAGAATGTCAGAAGATGCATGCTATAGTTGATCACTTAAAAGATGATTTgagaagagaaagaagaaactCTAAACAGTTGGATATTGTGAATTCCAAATTGCTGGTTGATCTAGCTGATTCAAAGTTATCTTCGAGACAATATATGCATGATTATGAGAACGAAAGAAAATCTCGACAGTTATTGGAGGATGTGTGCAATGAGCTAGTCAAGGAGATTGAAGAGGACAGAGCGGAAATTGAAGCATTGAAGCGTGAAAGTGCCAGACTTGAGGAGGAAGtggaagaagagagaaaaatgCTTCAATTGGCTGAGGTTTGGCGCGAAGAACGGGTTCAAATGAAGCTGATTGATGCAAAACTacttttagaagaaaaatattgcCTGATGAGTAATCTTATATCAGAACTTCAGAGCTTTTTGAGAGCTAACAATGTAACTGTGGGCATGACTGACTTAATTGAAGTGCAAGTGGTCAAGCAGGTTGTTGACTCATTGAACATCCAAGAAACAAAGGAGTTCTGCTCAAGCTCTCCAATATTAAATGACATATATACACTTAATGAGGGTTCTATTATATGTGAAGCGTCAAAACTGGGAACTAATACCTTCGCTGATTATAGTACTCCTTGTCGTTCCTCTGCAATTCAAATTGTTGGTACTGAGGTTAGTAAAACATGTGCTATGACCACCAGCAGCGAATGTTTGAATAGCGTTATTGATCACGACCAGAGTTGCAAAGATGAAAGTGGTAGAGAAACAGTGACCCAAGTTGAAGGTCAGTTTTCGAATTATACTGTTGGTGAAACTGAGCATTCTGTCAATTGTACTGACCGGGGCAGATATCTTTTATGTGGCAAAGTGAATCATGAGCAGAACACTGGTCAATCTGGTTCTCTGGATTTTGAGACTAGTGACATCTCCTTAGTATTACCCAAAAAACCAAAGAAGAAAGGATCATCTTTTCGCAAGCTTTGGAGATCCTCACTGTCAACTGAGGACTTCTGTAAAACAATCTCGGTCGATGATAGTGGAAGATTTTCAAATGGATCAACGTCTAATGTGGATGTTGTTTTTTCAGAGAATGTACCAGCTGAAAGAGCACTAGCCTACCAAGATTTTGTGAATCACTGCTGCTCAGGTGGCCCAAGAAATCCACACACTGCTCGAGCCATGAAAGGATGTATTGAATGGCCACGTGGAATACCGAAGCATGGTTTGAAGTCCAAGCTTTTGGAAGCTAGAATTCAGAGCCAAAAATCGCAATTGCGCAGTGTGCTTAAACACTTGAATTAG
- the LOC101253648 gene encoding peroxidase 42 gives MATKHLFFFAILLFSAASVFAEENPSLVMDYYKDTCPQAEEIIKEQVKLLYKRHKNTAFSWLRNIFHDCFVESCDASLLLDSTRRMLSEKETDRSFGMRNFRYIETIKEAVERECPGVVSCADILVLSGRDGIVALGGPHIPLKTGRRDGRKSRADILEQHLPDHNESMSVVLERFANIGINTPGVVALLGSHSVGRTHCVKLVHRLYPEVDPQLNPEHVPHMLKKCPDPIPDPKAVQYVRNDRGTPMVLDNNYYRNILDNKGLMLVDHQLAMDKRTKPYVKKMAKSQNYFFKEFARAITILSENNPLTGTKGEIRKQCNLANKLH, from the exons ATGGCTACCAaacatctttttttctttgctaTTCTCTTGTTTTCAGCTGCCTCTGTTTTTGCAGAGGAAAATCCTAGCCTTGTAATGGACTATTACAAGGACACTTGCCCTCAAGCTGAAGAAATCATCAAAGAACAAGTCAAACTTCTCTACAAACGCCACAAGAATACTGCATTTTCTTGGCTAAGAAACATATTCCATGACTGCTTTGTTGAG TCATGTGATGCTTCCTTGTTGCTGGACTCAACAAGGAGGATGCTGTCTGAGAAAGAGACAGACAGGAGTTTTGGTATGAGAAATTTCAGATACATTGAGACTATTAAAGAAGCTGTAGAAAGGGAGTGCCCTGGTGTTGTTTCTTGTGCTGATATTCTTGTGTTGTCTGGTAGAGATGGTATTGTTGCT CTAGGAGGGCCACACATTCCTCTCAAAACTGGAAGAAGAGATGGAAGAAAAAGCAGAGCAGACATTCTTGAACAGCACCTCCCAGATCACAATGAAAGCATGAGTGTTGTTCTTGAAAGATTTGCTAACATTGGAATCAACACCCCTGGAGTTGTTGCCTTGCTAG GGTCACACAGTGTGGGTCGAACACACTGTGTGAAGTTGGTACACCGTTTATATCCAGAAGTAGACCCTCAATTGAACCCAGAGCATGTACCACACATGCTCAAGAAGTGTCCTGATCCAATTCCAGACCCAAAGGCTGTGCAATATGTGAGAAATGACAGAGGCACGCCCATGGTTCTAGACAACAACTACTACAGGAACATATTGGACAATAAGGGGTTAATGTTAGTTGATCATCAACTAGCAATGGACAAGAGGACTAAGCCATATGTAAAGAAAATGGCAAAAAGccaaaattatttcttcaagGAATTTGCAAGAGCCATCACTATTCTTTCTGAGAATAATCCACTTACTGGGACAAAAGGTGAGATCAGAAAGCAGTGTAATCTTGCCAACAAGCTCCACTAA
- the LOC101253342 gene encoding ATP synthase gamma chain, chloroplastic yields the protein MSCSNLTMLVSSKPSLSESSALSFRSAVSSFQLPNHNLSGPSNPSRSSSVIPVRCGLRDLRDRIDSVKNTQKITEAMKLVAAAKVRRAQEAVVGARPFSETLVEVLYNINEQLQTDDIDVPLTKVRPVKKVALVVVTGDRGLCGGFNNYIIKKAEARIRDLKALGLDYTIISVGKKGNSYFLRRPYIPVDKFLEGSNLPTAKDAQAIADDVFSFFVSEEVDKVELLYTKFVSLVKSEPVIHTLLPLSPKGEICDINGNCVDAAEDEFFRLTTKEGKLTVERDVMRTKTTDFSAILQFEQDPVQILDALLPLYLNSQILRALQESLASELASRMSAMSSATDNASELKKNLSRVYNRQRQAKITGEILEIVAGADALV from the coding sequence atgtcTTGTTCAAATTTGACAATGTTGGTGTCCTCAAAACCATCTCTTTCTGAATCCTCTGCCCTTTCTTTCCGCTCTGCTGTCAGCTCTTTTCAGCTTCCTAACCACAACCTATCAGGCCCTTCAAACCCCTCAAGATCATCATCAGTTATCCCTGTCCGATGTGGTCTCCGTGATCTGCGTGATCGAATTGACTCTGTCAAGAACACACAGAAGATTACTGAGGCTATGAAGCTTGTGGCTGCTGCTAAAGTCAGAAGAGCACAAGAAGCTGTTGTGGGTGCGAGGCCTTTCTCTGAGACTTTGGTTGAGGTACTTTACAACATCAATGAGCAGCTCCAGACAGATGACATTGATGTACCACTCACCAAAGTAAGACCTGTCAAGAAAGTGGCGTTGGTGGTTGTCACCGGTGACCGGGGTCTTTGTGGTGGTTTTAACAACTATATCATCAAAAAAGCTGAGGCCAGGATTAGAGATTTGAAAGCTCTTGGCCTTGATTACACTATTATCAGTGTTGGCAAAAAGGGTAATTCTTATTTCCTCCGCAGGCCTTACATCCCTGTAGATAAATTTCTTGAAGGAAGCAATCTGCCCACTGCTAAAGATGCTCAGGCCATTGCTGATGATGTTTTCTCATTTTTCGTGAGTGAAGAGGTTGACAAGGTTGAGCTTCTCTACACAAAGTTTGTGTCTTTAGTGAAATCTGAGCCAGTCATTCACACCCTGCTTCCATTGTCACCAAAGGGAGAGATTTGTGACATCAACGGGAACTGTGTTGATGCAGCTGAAGATGAGTTCTTTAGGTTGACAACAAAGGAAGGGAAATTGACAGTGGAAAGAGATGTCATGAGGACTAAGACAACTGATTTTTCAGCAATCTTGCAATTCGAGCAGGACCCTGTTCAGATTCTTGATGCCTTGCTGCCACTTTACTTGAACAGTCAAATCCTGAGGGCATTGCAGGAGTCATTAGCCAGTGAGCTTGCTTCTAGGATGAGTGCCATGAGCAGTGCAACAGATAATGCATCTGAATTGAAGAAGAATCTATCTAGAGTGTACAACAGACAGCGTCAGGCAAAGATTACCGGAGAAATATTGGAGATTGTTGCTGGAGCAGATGCCTTGGTTTAA
- the LOC100316882 gene encoding starch synthase III: MDVPLPLHRPLSCTSVSNAITHLKIKPFLGFVSHGTTSLSVQSSSWRRDVMVTGVPFPFCANFSGRRRRKVSTPRSQQSSPKGFVPRKPSGMSTQRKVQKSNGDKESQSTSTSKESEISNQKTVEAKVETSDDDTKGVVRDHKFLEDEDEINGSTKSISMSPGRGSSQFVESEEIGDDDNDAVKLNESKRLEESDFLIDSVIREQSGSQGETNDSSKGSHAVGTKFYEILQVDVEPQQLKEINAGSVEYTGPVASKLLEITKASDVQHTESNEIDYLDSNSFFKSDLVEEDDPLTAGTVETGDSSLNLRLEIEANLRRQAIERLAEENLLQGIRLFCFPEVVKPDEDVEIFLNRGLSTLKNEPDVLIMGAFNEWRYRSFTTRLTETHLNGDWWSCTIHVPKEAYRADFVFFNGQDVYDNNDGNDFSITVEGGMQIIDFENFLLEEKRREQEKLAKEQAERERLAEEQRRIEAEKAEIEADRAQAKDETAKKKKVLQELMAKATKTRDITWYIEPSEFKCEDKVRLYYNKSSGPLSHAKDLWIHGGYNNWKDGLSIVKKLVKSERIDGDWWYTEVVIPDQALVLDWVFADGPPKHAIAYDNNHRQDFHAIVPKQIPEELYWVEEEHQIFKKLQEERRLREAAMRAKAEKTALLKAETKERTMKSFLLSQKHVVYTEPLDIQAGSSVTVYYNPANTVLSGKPEIWFRCSFNRWTHRLGPLPPQKMLPAENGTHVKATVKVPLDAYMMDFVFSEREDGGIFDNKSGMDYHIPVFGGVAKEPPMHIVHIAVEMAPIAKVGGLGDVVTSLSRAVQDLNHNVDIILPKYDCLKMNNVKDFRFHKSYFWGGTEIKVWFGKVEGLSVYFLEPQNGLFWKGCVYGCSNDGERFGFFCHAALEFLLQGGFSPDIIHCHDWSSAPVAWLFKEQYTHYGLSKSRIVFTIHNLEFGADLIGRAMTHADKATTVSPTYSQEVSGNPVIAPHLHKFHGIVNGIDPDIWDPLNDKFIPIPYTSENVVEGKTAAKEALQQKLGLKQADLPLVGIITRLTHQKGIHLIKHAIWRTLERNGQVVLLGSAPDPRIQNDFVNLANQLHSTYNDRARLCLTYDEPLSHLIYAGADFILVPSIFEPCGLTQLTAMRYGSIPVVRKTGGLYDTVFDVDHDKERAQQCGLGPNGFSFDGADAAGVDYALNRALSAWYDGRDWFNSLCKQVMEQDWSWNRPALDYLELYHAARKLT; the protein is encoded by the exons atggatgttccattgccACTGCATAGACCATTGAGTTGCACAAGTGTCTCCAATGCAATAACCCACCTCAAGATCAAACCTTTTCTTGGGTTTGTTTCTCATGGAACCACAAGTCTATCAGTACAA TCTTCTTCATGGAGGAGGGATGTAATGGTTACTGGGGTTCCATTTCCATTTTGTGCAA ATTTCTCGGGAAGAAGACGGAGAAAAGTTTCAACTCCTAGGAGTCAACAATCTTCACCTAAGGGGTTTGTGCCAAGGAAGCCTTCAGGGATGAGCACACAAAGAAAAGTTCAGAAGAGCAATGGTGATAAAGAAAGTCAAAGTACTTCAACATCTAAAGAATCTGAAATTTCCAACCAGAAGACGGTTGAAGCAAAAGTTGAAACCAGTGATGATGACACTAAAGGAGTGGTCAGGGACCACAAGTTTCTGGAGGATGAGGATGAAATCAATGGTTCTACTAAATCAATAAGTATGTCACCTGGTCGTGGATCATCTCAATTTGTTGAAAGTGAAGAAATTGGTGATGATGACAATGATGCTGTAAAGTTAAACGAATCAAAGAGATTGGAAGAGAGTGATTTTCTAATTGATTCTGTAATAAGAGAACAAAGTGGATCTCAGGGGGAAACTAATGACAGTAGCAAGGGAAGCCATGCTGTGGGTACCAAATTTTATGAGATATTGCAGGTGGATGTTGAACCACAACAACTGAAAGAAATTAATGCTGGGAGTGTTGAATACACAGGACCTGTAGCAAGTAAGCTATTGGAAATTACTAAGGCTAGTGATGTGCAACACACTGAAAGCAATGAGATTGATTACTTAGACAGTAATAGTTTCTTTAAATCAGATTTAGTTGAAGAGGATGATCCATTAACCGCAGGAACAGTGGAGACTGGAGATTCTTCTCTAAACTTAAGATTGGAGATTGAAGCAAATCTACGTAGGCAGGCTATAGAAAGGCTTGCCGAGGAAAATTTATTGCAAGGGATCAGATTATTTTGTTTTCCAGAGGTTGTAAAACCTGATGAAGATGTCGAGATATTTCTTAACAGAGGTCTTTCCACTTTGAAGAATGAGCCTGATGTCTTGATTATGGGAGCTTTTAATGAGTGGCGCTATAGGTCTTTTACTACAAGGCTAACTGAGACTCATCTCAATGGAGATTGGTGGTCTTGCACGATCCATGTTCCCAAGGAAGCATACAGGGctgattttgtgttttttaatGGACAAGATGTCTATGACAACAATGATGGAAATGACTTCAGTATAACTGTGGAAGGTGGTATGCAAATCATTGACTTTGAAAATTTCTTGCTTGAGGAGAAACGGAGAGAGCAGGAGAAACTTGCTAAAGAACAAGCTGAAAGAGAGAGACTAGCAGAAGAACAAAGACGAATAGAAGCAGAGAAAGCTGAAATTGAAGCTGACAGAGCACAAGCAAAGGACGAGACtgcaaagaaaaagaaagtattGCAAGAATTGATGGCAAAGGCCACAAAGACTCGTGATATCACCTGGTACATAGAGCCAAGTGAATTTAAATGCGAGGACAAGGTCAGGTTATACTATAACAAAAGTTCAGGTCCACTATCCCATGCTAAGGACCTGTGGATCCACGGAGGATATAACAATTGGAAGGATGGTTTGTCTATTGTCAAAAAGCTTGTTAAATCTGAGAGAATAGATGGTGATTGGTGGTATACAGAGG TTGTTATTCCTGATCAGGCACTTGTCTTGGATTGGGTTTTTGCTGATGGTCCACCCAAGCATGCCATTGCTTATGATAACAATCACCGCCAAGACTTCCATGCCATTGTCCCCAAGCAGATTCCGGAGGAATTATATTGGGTTGAGGAAGAACATCAGATCTTTAAGAAACTTCAGGAGGAGAGAAGGCTTAGAGAAGCCGCTATGCGTGCTAAG GCTGAAAAAACAGCACTTCTGAAAGCTGAAACAAAGGAAAGAACTATGAAATCATTTTTACTATCTCAGAAGCATGTAGTATATACTGAGCCTCTTGATATCCAAGCTGGAAGCAGCGTCACAGTTTACTATAATCCCGCCAATACAGTACTTAGTGGTAAACCTGAAATTTGGTTCAGATGTTCATTTAATCGCTGGACACACCGCCTAGGTCCATTGCCACCTCAGAAAATGTTGCCTGCTGAAAATGGCACCCATGTCAAAGCAACTG TCAAGGTTCCATTGGATGCATATATGATGGATTTTGTATTTTCCGAGAGAGAAGATGGTGGTATTTTTGACAATAAGAGCGGAATGGACTATCACATACCCGTGTTTGGAGGAGTCGCTAAAGAACCTCCGATGCATATTGTCCATATTGCTGTCGAAATGGCACCTATTGCAAAG GTGGGAGGCCTTGGTGATGTTGTTACTAGTCTTTCCCGTGCTGTTCAAGATTTAAACCATAATGTGGATATTATATTACCTAAGTATGACTGTTTGAAGATGAATAAT GTGAAGGACTTTCGGTTTCACAAAAGCTACTTTTGGGGTGGGACTGAAATAAAAGTATGGTTTGGAAAGGTGGAAGGACTCTCGGTCTATTTTTTGGAGCCTCAAAACGG GTTATTTTGGAAAGGGTGCGTATATGGTTGTAGCAACGACGGTGAACGATTTGGTTTCTTCTGTCATGCGGCTTTGGAGTTCCTTCTGCAAGGTGGATTTAGTCCG GATATCATTCATTGCCATGATTGGTCTAGTGCTCCTGTTGCTTGGCTCTTTAAGGAACAATATACACACTATGGTCTAAGCAAATCTCGTATAGTCTTCACGATACATAATCTTGAATTTGGGGCAGATCTCATTGGGAGAGCAATGACTCATGCAGACAAAGCTACAACA GTTTCACCAACTTACTCACAGGAGGTGTCTGGAAACCCTGTAATTGCGCCTCACCTTCACAAGTTCCATGGTATAGTGAATGGGATTGACCCAGATATTTGGGATCCTTTAAATGATAAGTTCATTCCG ATTCCGTACACCTCGGAAAATGTTGTTGAAGGCAAAACAGCAGCCAAGGAAGCTTTGCAGCAAAAACTTGGACTGAAACAGGCTGACCTTCCTTTGGTAGGAATTATCACCCGCTTAACTCACCAGAAAGGAATCCACCTCATTAAACATGCAATTTGGCGTACCTTGGAACGGAACGGACAG GTAGTCTTGCTTGGTTCTGCTCCTGATCCTAGGATACAAAACGATTTTGTTAATTTGGCAAATCAATTGCACTCCACATATAATGACCGCGCACGACTCTGTCTAACATATGACGAGCCACTCTCTCACCTG ATATATGCTGGTGCTGATTTCATTCTAGTTCCTTCAATATTTGAGCCATGTGGACTAACACAACTTACTGCTATGAGATATGGTTCAATTCCAGTCGTGCGTAAAACTGGAG